GATTCGGGGCTGGAAAAAGCACAACACGATTCTGGATTATAATTGTCCCTGCCAGAAGGATACAGGGTTTTTCTTTATGCCGGTTACTACTGCTGCGGAGCTTGTCAGTGCGGGACGCTGCTCAGAAATGGATATTGTGTTGGATTTGTGGCTTTCGACTGTTTATAACGATGAACAGGTGCAGGGGTCTGAAGTTGGTCCTGTGGTTTATTTACGCAACGGAACAGGGCTGCCAGTGTTAAACTACAATGAATTGGCTGTTCGCTGGGGAATTTCAAAGGCTACAGTTGGAAGAATTTTAAAAAAGCTTGCAGGAATGGATTACATATCCCTTATGACATTTCCAGGGAGAACGGGGAGCGTTATTTATTTGCAGAATTATTTGTCTACTATGTTTCAAATATCAGATGTCCTGATTGATAAAGAGGAGGTTGCTATGGTGCTGAATATTAAAGTTTCTTTGCCGGATGAGGAGGAAACGGAGCAAACGGCTGATACCGGCGGGCATGACATCTGTGTTTCAGATGAGCTAGCCAGCGTTTCAAAATCCAACATAGAGGTTCTCGTTGAAAAAATGGCAAAAGTCCTTGAGCCACAAGGAATTTTTTGTTTTCGATGTGCAAAATCGAAGTATAAGTTATTTCCCTTATCAAACGCCTGCAGGGAAGAATATTTACTCCGCGCGCGTAAGGAATCGGAGACGCAATTTGGGCTAATGATTTTGTGTGGGAGCGATACGCCGGTCTATACGTTTGAACTTACAGTGTTACCAATTACGGAGAAGAATAGGGGGAATTTGGCATGAGAAAGAAACAGGATGAAAGGAACATTACAGAGAACCCGTTGTATCACGATACATGGAAACTGCTGAAGAAGTACAGGGATGTGGTATGGAGCCTGGAGCTGTCCATTCAACAGGTACGGAACCGGTTCGAACTGGAATATGGCAGCTCGATTGAGGATTTTTTAGATTCCGTATATCTGGCTGGAGCCGATCTGTCCGGAAGCGATACGGAACATCATGCGAAATGCATTGAGCGGAGCTATCGGATGCTGAAACTGCTTGATTCTTCCGTAGATCTGCTCCGTAATAAGCACAAGAATGGAGAGGTCTATTACTGGCTTATTTATTACACATTTCTTTCGCCGCAGCAGCTCCGCAATGTGGAAGAAATCATTGAAAAACTCAGACCGCATATTCGGGATATCAGTTTTCGGACATATTACCGAAAAAGACAAGAAGCGATTGAAGCGCTCAGTTCGATCTTATGGGGATATACTTCTAAGGACAGTATGGAGATTTTGGATCAGTTTTTCCCAGATTTGAATTCAGGAGTTTAGCTATATATTTGGATATTTGGATAAGTCGTGTAAAAGAAAGTGGGAAAAGATTTAATTAAAGATTTTGTATAAAAAATGCAAAAATATCAAATAAATATTGACCTGTGCATTTTTAATGATTATAATTTTAGTAAAAGAGGAGAATACTGGGAACAGGGAGGTATTCATTTATGTTGATTCAGTTTATAGTTGAAAATCACAGGTCAATAAAGAACAGCGCCGTAATCAGCTTTGCGGCCTCCAAGGATAAGTCATTTGAAGAATATCTGCTTCATCCGGATGCAAAAAAAACATTGTTGCCTGCGCTTGCTATTTACGGTGCCAATGCTGCCGGAAAGAGCAATGTGCTACAAGCAATGATGACCATGAAAGAAATGATCGTAGGTGATGCGTCAAAGGCATCTAAGGGTCAAAAGCTGCCATGGGAGCCATTTGGCAGCATAAAGGAACCAACTACCTTTGAAATCGTGTTTATTTATCAAGGGGTTCGTTACACATATGGTTTCTCTTTTGATGCTAAAAAGATTTATAAAGAGTATCTTTTTCACTGGCCAAATGGCAGAGAAGCTCTGATTTTTTCCAGAGAGGACGGAGTATATGAATTCAGGGAAAATATAAATGAACAGATGACTCTGAGCAACCGGACACCGGACAACAAGCTCTATCTGGTATCCTCGAATGACTGGAATCTGCCGCAGACAGAAAATGCTTACCGGTGGTTTCTTGAAAAGCTTACCTTCTTGATGGATGAAGAACCAGCCACCTCAGAAACTGTTGCCCAGATTGCCAGCGGTGATGATAAGAAGGCGCGTATCTTAAAGGAATTGTTGCTTGCCGATCTTGGAATTACCGATGTTACAATCAAGAATAGTCAAGGAAAGATACCAGTTATTACGACAACCCATCGAATCATGAACGAGGATGGATCAACAGAATATTTCCAGCTCTTAATGGAGCAGGAATCTGCTGGTACACAACACTTTTTTGCCCGAATCGGGGGCTGGCTACAGGCACTTGAAAATGGCGCACTTTTGGTTGTAGATGAAATTGAAGATAGTCTTCACCCCCTTTTGACTAGGCAGTTAATTGAAATGGTGCAGGATAAGAGAATCAATACAAAGGGCACACAGTTGATTTTTACAACACATGACGCAATGCTGCTTGACCTTAATTTTTTCCGCAGAGATCAGATTTGGTTTGCCGAAAAAAATGACCGGACTTGTGCAACAGAGCTTTATTCGCTGGCTTCTTTCTCGCCAAGAAAAGGGGAAAATGTGCGCAAGGGTTATCTCCAGGGAAGGTTTGGTGCGATACCTTTTATCGAAGGTAATGCCAAGTGAGTAAGATGGGGAAAGAATACGATCCCAATAAAGTTACCCGGCGTAAGCGCAAACCAATTATTTATATTATCTGTGAAGGGAAAGTTTGAAACAGTTTGAACAGATGGATCAGATGCTGACTATGCAGGATGGAATGTTGCGAACATCGCAGATTATAGCTGCCAGAGAAAATGGTGTATTTGAAAGGGGCTTCGAAATGATTGCTAGATAACACTACGGTGCTTTGTGTCAGCACTGCTGACACAAAGCAGAATGAAAAATATTATTAGATCTAAATATAATGGAAGGATGATCCAAATGAAAGATGAAATCGGTTTTGCTGGAAATCTTATTAAAATCATAGAGGATTCGAGAAACAATGCTTTGAAAAAAGTAAACGAAGAACTTATTCGGATGTATTGGAATGTAGGTGAGTATTTAAGTAAAGAGGCTGAAAACGCTGTTTTTGGAGATGCGTATATTGACTCTGTTGTTAGAGAAATTCAGGCGGCTTTTCCG
The window above is part of the Lachnoclostridium edouardi genome. Proteins encoded here:
- a CDS encoding helix-turn-helix domain-containing protein, with product MSEYQLQIKQIVDYPRCRIYRQFIQSLMSDQSIRVGGGSGLFYFMVLCSYANFRTSYRRIDGISYTVYPGEWICTVKEVSGWFRTHFQRQAIDILDELQKRHLISYLVLDRGKVIKYKIRGWKKHNTILDYNCPCQKDTGFFFMPVTTAAELVSAGRCSEMDIVLDLWLSTVYNDEQVQGSEVGPVVYLRNGTGLPVLNYNELAVRWGISKATVGRILKKLAGMDYISLMTFPGRTGSVIYLQNYLSTMFQISDVLIDKEEVAMVLNIKVSLPDEEETEQTADTGGHDICVSDELASVSKSNIEVLVEKMAKVLEPQGIFCFRCAKSKYKLFPLSNACREEYLLRARKESETQFGLMILCGSDTPVYTFELTVLPITEKNRGNLA
- a CDS encoding AAA family ATPase; the encoded protein is MLIQFIVENHRSIKNSAVISFAASKDKSFEEYLLHPDAKKTLLPALAIYGANAAGKSNVLQAMMTMKEMIVGDASKASKGQKLPWEPFGSIKEPTTFEIVFIYQGVRYTYGFSFDAKKIYKEYLFHWPNGREALIFSREDGVYEFRENINEQMTLSNRTPDNKLYLVSSNDWNLPQTENAYRWFLEKLTFLMDEEPATSETVAQIASGDDKKARILKELLLADLGITDVTIKNSQGKIPVITTTHRIMNEDGSTEYFQLLMEQESAGTQHFFARIGGWLQALENGALLVVDEIEDSLHPLLTRQLIEMVQDKRINTKGTQLIFTTHDAMLLDLNFFRRDQIWFAEKNDRTCATELYSLASFSPRKGENVRKGYLQGRFGAIPFIEGNAK